The window ACtggaaaattaaaatgaatggATCCACTGTTTTGGATTCAATTTTGACAATTTTGCTCATTTTACTGCTTAAATTTTGTTAGGCATATTAATGTGATTATGGTTCTGCGTTTGCTGATGATAGTTTTTTTTGTGTACAATAAAGTACTAGTTCAGCTTGATGAAATGATCAATCTTTCCGTGTTCCACTTGCAGAGCAGAAATAACATATTGCATGACGGTTCTGAAGTAAGCTGGaatgaataataatatcatGTGGAGACAACTCAGGAAAATGTGTGAGATTGCTGCTTTCTCTTCTGCTCTTTCTGCCCGTTCTCCCTTTCCATATATCAACACTGCCAATGGGAACTTCAGCTCGCTTGTAGCAACTACAATGCATAATAAACCTCTTCTATCCTTCCATACCTTCACAAATTTTTGCTCATATTCCACTTCTTCTGTCAATGACGATTTCAATGCTTCAACAGTTGAATCTGATGAcgaaaataacaataatttggACAGTGTTAACAACTATGttgaaattgaagatgacaaagaTGTATCAGTCATTTTAGATGTTCTCGCTTCATCAGGAGGCAATCAAGAGAAAGCAAAAAGCTTGCTGGATCAATGTGGATTAGCTTTATCATCACGGTTAGTTATGAACGTCCTTTCTGGTGTTCGAAATGACTGGGAAGCTGCATTGACCTTCTTCCATTGGGCTGGAAACCAAACAGGCTATGAACATTCTTGGCGTGAATACCATTCAATGATCTCCATTCTCGGTAAGATGAGAAAGTTCGATATCGCCTGGTCTTTGATAAAGGAGATGACGAAGAACGGGGAATCTCTCGTTACTCATCAGACGCTTGCGATCATGATCAGGAGATATTGCGCAGCCCACGAGGTTAAAAAGGCTATTGATACGTTCTACGCTCACAAACTCTTCAAGCTTGATTTCGGAATGGAAGAATTCCAACATCTTATATTCGCCCTTTGCCGCTACAAAAATGTGAAGGCTGCCGAGAGTCTTTTGCTCGAAAACCAAAACATTTACCCGTTTAATACGAAGAGCTTCAATATCGTTCTAAACGGATGGTGCAATACCTTCTGTAGCCCACGAGAGGCGAGGAATATTTGGAGAGAGATGTCTGAACGAGGAATTAAACACGACGTTGTGTCGTATTCTTGTATGATATCTTGTTACTCTAAATCGGGTAAAACCCACCATATGATCATCAAGCTTTTCAACCAAATGAAAGCATTGGGGATCAAACCGGATAGGAAAGTGTACAATATAGTCATACACGCTTTAACTAAATCCCGTCTTGTTAACGAAGCTCGAGAAATCATGAAGGAAATGGAACAAAACGGTGTTAATCCAAATTCCATCACGTATAACTCGCTTATTCAACCTCTATGCAAATCCCACCAATTGAGCGAAGTTCGAGGGGCTTTCAGCGAGATGTTGGAACGCGGTTTGTTGCCCACAATCTCTACTTACCACGCTTTGTTCGAGGTATTGAGGACTGGCGAAGAGACTTTTTCGTTTCTGGAGAAGATGCGTGAAACAGGTTGTCCTCCGAATAATGATACGTATGTCATGCTTATTCGTAAGTTTTGTCGTTGGCGAGATTTCGATACTGTTTTTAAGCTGTGGAATGATCTGAATAAGTGTGGGGGACGCGATAGGAGTGCTTATGTTGCGTTGATTCACGGGCTTTTTTTGAATGGGAAGTTGGAGGAAGCGAATAAATACAATTGTGAGATGAAGGAGAAACATTTTTTACCTGAACCGAAGCTAGATGAGAGGTTACAGATTTGGGCGTCTGGCAGAAATGTTATAAATTTGAAGAATAGTTGCATCGATTCAAGTCCGTCAGCAGACAAATCCGGAAAGATTGTTGAAGGAAGAAGGCGTTATATCGAAGAAACAGATATTAGAAGAGTTGTCATTGATCGGGGATTCTCTTTGTTAGCGCAATAGCGGTCCGTGCATCTCATTTGTTGGTGTGTTATTATTTCTATGTTTTAACTATCTAAATCAATTTGTTCAATCATACATTAGGAAGAACAGTGAAGTGAAGCCCATGATTAGAATGAATAGAATC is drawn from Impatiens glandulifera chromosome 3, dImpGla2.1, whole genome shotgun sequence and contains these coding sequences:
- the LOC124932909 gene encoding pentatricopeptide repeat-containing protein At5g15010, mitochondrial; the encoded protein is MNNNIMWRQLRKMCEIAAFSSALSARSPFPYINTANGNFSSLVATTMHNKPLLSFHTFTNFCSYSTSSVNDDFNASTVESDDENNNNLDSVNNYVEIEDDKDVSVILDVLASSGGNQEKAKSLLDQCGLALSSRLVMNVLSGVRNDWEAALTFFHWAGNQTGYEHSWREYHSMISILGKMRKFDIAWSLIKEMTKNGESLVTHQTLAIMIRRYCAAHEVKKAIDTFYAHKLFKLDFGMEEFQHLIFALCRYKNVKAAESLLLENQNIYPFNTKSFNIVLNGWCNTFCSPREARNIWREMSERGIKHDVVSYSCMISCYSKSGKTHHMIIKLFNQMKALGIKPDRKVYNIVIHALTKSRLVNEAREIMKEMEQNGVNPNSITYNSLIQPLCKSHQLSEVRGAFSEMLERGLLPTISTYHALFEVLRTGEETFSFLEKMRETGCPPNNDTYVMLIRKFCRWRDFDTVFKLWNDLNKCGGRDRSAYVALIHGLFLNGKLEEANKYNCEMKEKHFLPEPKLDERLQIWASGRNVINLKNSCIDSSPSADKSGKIVEGRRRYIEETDIRRVVIDRGFSLLAQ